Sequence from the Flavobacterium sp. TR2 genome:
TTTATTTTTTTTCGCGGATTCGTTTGTAAAAACGGAATCCCAGCATAATTAAGACCGAAAATAAAATGATTCCTATTACGCCGAAAATCCAATTGATGGCACTTTTTAAAACTACTAAAAATACAACGGCAAATAGAATAATCGTTGCGCCTTCATTCCACAAACGCATAAAATTATTAGAATATTTTACTTCATCTCGCTGCAATTGCTTAAAAATCTGATGGCATTTTCCGTGGTATAAATACAAAAGGAAAACGAAACATAATTTTACGTGCATCCACGGCATTTTAATCCAAATATGGCCTGCATCTGTAAAGAACAGCATCCAAAAAGCAAAAATACTTGCCAAAACTGCCGATGGCCATGTAATAATGTACCACAAACGGTAGGCCATTATTTTGTATTGCGCTTGTAAAATTTCTTTTTCTGGCGAAGGCTTTTCATTGGCTTCAATTTGGTAAACAAACAGACGCACAATATAAAACAAACCTGCAAACCAAGTGATTACAAAAATGAGATGCAGTGATTTTAAATAGTTATAATATTCCATTATTTTTTAAAACTCGATTTTTTAAAAAGATCAATCATATCTCTGCCATAATCTTCATTTTCATATACTATTGAAGCGATAAAGATTTTGTCTCCAAATCCTCTCGAAAAAATTACCATTGTAGCAACTCTTTTGCCCTCTTCGGTAATTTCGATTTTAGATTTTCTAAATTCTAAACCCGAAACGTTCTCACTGCTTACCAAGTAATCTCCCATTTTGCCTTTCGGATAAATTTTCCCAACATCTTTTAAAAGAAGAAAATCTTTTAATCGCATCTTTAAATCAACCCCTTGAGCATCTGCGGCAGTGTAATTTTCGTAATTGGCCGTAAAGTAATTGGCTTCATCTCTCTTAAAAGCTACAATAGCGTTTTCTTTTTTCAATAAAGCGTCATCTCCTTTAACTTCTCCTTTTTCCTTTTGAATTACCTTCTCATAATCATCAGGAATTGCAATCTCCCAATTGAATGTTTTGTCAAAAAAACGATTGTTTTCAAAAGTGTTTTTCTTTTTGCATCCAGCTATCGCTACTAAAACAAAAAGTAGAATCGAAATTTTTTTTAATCTATTCATTTATACGAAATTGAAATTATTTTGCCCAATCATTAATCCAGTTAGAAACTGTCTGGCACCATTCATCATCGTCATTCAAACAAGGAATTGCTAAGAACTCTTCTCCTCCATTTGCTTCAAAATCTTCTTTGGCGCGCATGGCGATTTCTTCTAAAGTTTCTAAACAATCTGAAACGAAAGCTGGGGTTACAACTGCTAATTTTTTGATTCCTTTTGCTGGCATATTGTCAATTTCGACATCGGTATATGGCTCTAACCATTTATCTCCTGCTAAACGAGACTGGAAAGTTAAACTATATTTGTCTTCAGAAAGTCCTAGTAATTTAACAACTTGTCTTGTTGTTTCATAACATTGATGGCGGTAGCAGAATTCATGCGCCGGAGATGGCGTATTACAACAAGACCCGTCAATTTTACAATGCGATTTGGTCACATCAGTTTTGCGGATATGACGTTCTGGTATTCCGTGATATGAAAACAACAAATGATCATACTCAAATCCAACTAGATGTTTTTGAATAGAATCTGCTAAATTCTTGATGTAGTCCGGTTTGTTGTAAAATGCTGGAACATCAGTAAATTTCATGTGAGGGAATTTTTTCTTGCGAATTTCTTCTGCTTTTACTAAAATAGTTAAAGTTGAAGCCATTGCATATTGTGGATATAAAGGAAAAAGCATTACATCTGTAACTCCTTTATCACTTAATTCCTGAAGTCCTTTTTCGATCGTCATACTTCCGTAACGCATTGCTAAAGAAACTGGAACATTTACAAGTGGCTGAACCTTTTTCTGCATTCTTTCTGAAAGAACCACTAACGGCGAACCCTCTTCCCACCAGATTTTCGCGTAAGCGTGCGCCGATTCTTCTGGTCTTTTTCTTAAAATAATACCGCGAACTAATAATGCTCTCAATAAATACGGAACGTCGATCACGTATTTATCCATTAAAAATTCATCTAAATAAGGTTTTACATCTTTTGGAGTTGGACTTTCTGGAGATCCTAAGTTTACTAATAATACGCCTTTCATTATGTATTTTTTGCTTTAGGCTTTAAGCATTGGGCTTTAAGCTTTTTATTTATTTTTAAAAATCTCGGCAAAAGTATTTCATGATACTTTATCGAAATATGATATTTATTACTTTTTAATTATTGTTGAATATCTAAAATCAATATTGTCAAAATTTTCCACGCAGATTTCGCAGATTTTTTAATTCGTGCTAATTAGCGGCAAAAGAAAAATTAAACATTCGCATTAATCGACATTAAATATTTTTTTGGCGTTGTTCCGAATTTCTTTTTGAATGCTGCGATGAAGTGACTTCCTGTGCTGTAACCAATTTTCAAGCCTACTTCGTTCACATTATAAGAACCGCTGTCTAATAATTTTCTAGCGAAATCCATTTTGTAATCAAACAGAAAACCATAAACCGTATCGCCGTAAATTTGTTTGAAACCCATTTTCAGTTTTTTCAAATTCAAGCCAATTTCGTCTGCCAATTCTTGCAATCCTGGCGGTTCGGCCATATTGGCAATTACAATTTCTTTGGCTTTTCTGATCTTCAAAACATTATCTTCATCAATCAAAAACGGACATTGTTCTGCATTTGGATCTTCCGTTCTGTTAAAATACAAACTCAACAATTCGTATCCTTTTCCTTTATAATAAAGGTTTTTTATGGATGGATGTAGGTTATAATGAAACAGCTGACTTAAAACAATGGCCATTGAGGGACTGATATTTCCTTCGTTATAATATTTTTTATCCTTATTATCAGGACTTAAAAAAGTAATATAATCAGCTTCGGCAGAAAATAACGCGTGAAATTTCTTAATCGATACAATTACCGAAATTGCCCAAGAATTTGGAGCCAATTCTAAATTCAGCGGTAATTCTTTCTGCGGATTATACAAAAGCAGTGATTTTTCTTCTTTCAATTCTAAAGCATAACTGCCTTGATTGAACAAGAATTTTGCATTTCCTTTTATCCCGAAGTGAAACTGTATCAGACCAGTACCTATTATTTCATGCTGTGCATAAAATGGCTCCAGACTGTCATTTTGAAAACGGATCAGCGTAAAGTCGTCTTCAATTTTAATAATTTCTTGAGAACCCATAGCGATATTTTTTTGAAACTAAAATCAAAACAAAGTTCAAATGTTATTTAGAACGACTCTAAACTAATCGCTTCAAACGAGTTGATTTTGCTACAAAAGTAGTCCTTTTTA
This genomic interval carries:
- a CDS encoding CopD family protein, producing the protein MEYYNYLKSLHLIFVITWFAGLFYIVRLFVYQIEANEKPSPEKEILQAQYKIMAYRLWYIITWPSAVLASIFAFWMLFFTDAGHIWIKMPWMHVKLCFVFLLYLYHGKCHQIFKQLQRDEVKYSNNFMRLWNEGATIILFAVVFLVVLKSAINWIFGVIGIILFSVLIMLGFRFYKRIREKK
- the hemH gene encoding ferrochelatase, giving the protein MKGVLLVNLGSPESPTPKDVKPYLDEFLMDKYVIDVPYLLRALLVRGIILRKRPEESAHAYAKIWWEEGSPLVVLSERMQKKVQPLVNVPVSLAMRYGSMTIEKGLQELSDKGVTDVMLFPLYPQYAMASTLTILVKAEEIRKKKFPHMKFTDVPAFYNKPDYIKNLADSIQKHLVGFEYDHLLFSYHGIPERHIRKTDVTKSHCKIDGSCCNTPSPAHEFCYRHQCYETTRQVVKLLGLSEDKYSLTFQSRLAGDKWLEPYTDVEIDNMPAKGIKKLAVVTPAFVSDCLETLEEIAMRAKEDFEANGGEEFLAIPCLNDDDEWCQTVSNWINDWAK
- a CDS encoding AraC family transcriptional regulator encodes the protein MGSQEIIKIEDDFTLIRFQNDSLEPFYAQHEIIGTGLIQFHFGIKGNAKFLFNQGSYALELKEEKSLLLYNPQKELPLNLELAPNSWAISVIVSIKKFHALFSAEADYITFLSPDNKDKKYYNEGNISPSMAIVLSQLFHYNLHPSIKNLYYKGKGYELLSLYFNRTEDPNAEQCPFLIDEDNVLKIRKAKEIVIANMAEPPGLQELADEIGLNLKKLKMGFKQIYGDTVYGFLFDYKMDFARKLLDSGSYNVNEVGLKIGYSTGSHFIAAFKKKFGTTPKKYLMSINANV